GCGTGGGGCGCTGCACCGCCTCGATCAGCCAGGCGGTCGTCGCCGACTTGCCCGTGCCGGTGGCGCCGAGGAGCACCACGTCGGCCTCCCCCGCATTCACCCGGCCCGCGAGTTCGGCGATCGCTGCCGGCTGGTCGCCGCTGGGCGAGTATTCGCTGACCACCTCGAACGGGCGCACGGAACGGGTCGACTGCATGCGTCCAAGTCTAGGTTCGCCCTCGGACACCGGGCCCGGGCGACGGCTATCCGGCCGCGCGGAGCTCCCGGATGCGCGTCCACAGTGCGTCGACCTGGCTCATCGTGTGGGCGAGGCTGCCGCCCGTGTCGATCACGACGTCCGCCACCTCGCGCCGCTCGGCGTCGGTCGCCTGCGCGTCCACGCGCGCCTGCGCGTGGCCGCGTTCCAGTCCGCGCTCGTCGACCAGCCGGTCGACGCGCGTGCGCGCGGGCGCCTCGGTCACGACGACGAGGTCGAACCGGTCTGCGGCCGACGCCTCGACGAGCAGGGGCACGTCGTAGACGACGACCGCGTCGGGGTCCACCCGCTCGGCCTCCGCCAGGTGCTCGGCGAAGAGCTCGCGCACGCGCGGGTGCACGATGGCGTTGAGACGCGTGCGGGCCGCCTCGTCCGAGAACACGAGCTCGCCCAGGCGCACCCGGTCGAGCGTGCCGTCGGCGCGGAGCAGCCCGGCGCCGAACGCGTCGGCGATCTCCGCGAGCGCGCTGCTGCCCGGCTCGACCGCCTCGCGCGCGAGCGCATCGGCGTCGATGTGGACGGCGCCGTGCTGCACGAGGCGTCGTGCGACCGTGGACTTCCCCGAGGCGATGCCGCCCGTCAGACCGATAAGGAACACGCCTCCAGCCTATCGACCCGCGATCGCGGGGACGGCCGGACACGGCGACGGCCGGGCACCCACGCGGGGTGCCCGGCCGTCGATCGGTCCGATGCGGACTAGGAGTTGCTCGAGAGCTTCTCGCGCAGCGCCGCGAGCGACGCGTCGTCGGCGAGCGTGCCGGCGCCGGCCGCCTCGCTCGTGAACGAGCTGCCACCGAAGTCGGCCTCGGCGGCGTCCTTCGCGTTGGCGGCCGCGACCTGCTTCTTGTGCGCCTCCCAGCGAGCCTGGGCGGCAGCATACTCCTGCTCCCACTTCTCGCGCTGGGCGTCGAAGCCCTCGCGCCACTCGTTGGTCTCCGGGTCGAAGCCCTCGGGGTACTTGTAGTTGCCCTGCTCGTCGTACTCGGTGAGCATGCCGTAGAGCGCCGGGTCGAACTCGGTGCCCTCGGGGTCGACGCCCTCGTTGGCCTGCTTCAGCGACAGCGAGATGCGGCGACGCTCGAGGTCGATGTCGATGACCTTGACGAACACCTCCTCGCCGACCGAGACGACCTGCTCCGCCAGCTCGACGTGCTTGCTGGACAGCTCCGAGATGTGCACGAGGCCCTCGATGCCGTCCGCGACGCGCACGAACGCGCCGAACGGGACGAGCTTGGTGACCTTGCCCGGTGCGACCTGGCCGATGGCGTGGGTGCGGGCGAAGACCTGCCACGGGTCCTCCTGCGTCGCCTTGAGCGACAGGGAGACGCGCTCGCGGTCGAGCTCGACGGAGAGCACCTCGACGGTGACCTCCTGGCCGACCTCGACGACCTCGCTGGCGTGCTCGATGTGCTTCCACGACAGCTCGGAGACGTGCACGAGGCCGTCCACGCCGCCGAGGTCGACGAACGCGCCGAAGTTGACGATCGAGGAGATGACGCCCTTGCGGACCTGGCCCGGGTGGAGGTTCGCGAGGAACGTCGACCGGGTCTCCGACTGGGTCTGCTCGAGCAGCGCGCGGCGCGAGAGCACCACGTTGTTGCGGTTCTTGTCGAGCTCCAGGATCTTCGCCTCGAGCTCCTGGCCGAGGTACGGCGTGAGGTCGCGCACGCGGCGCAGCTCGATGAGCGAGGCGGGGAGGAAGCCGCGGAGGCCGATGTCGACGATCAGGCCGCCCTTGACGACCTCGATGACCGTGCCGGTCACGACGCCGTCGGACTCCTTGATCTTCTCGACGTCGCCCCAGGCGCGCTCGTACTGGGCGCGCTTCTTCGACAGGATGAGGCGGCCTTCCTTGTCCTCCTTCTGGAGGACGAGGGCCTCGACGGTGTCGCCGACGCCGACGACCTCGCTGGGGTCGACATCGTGCTTGATGGAGAGTTCGCGGGAGGGGATCACACCCTCGGTCTTGTAGCCGACGTCGAGGAGGACCTCGTCGCGGTCGATCTTCACGACCTGGCCCTCGATGAGGTCGCCGTCGTTGAAGAACTTGAGCGTCTTCTCGACCGCGGCAAGGAAGTCTTCAGCAGAACCGATGTCGTTGATTGCGACCTGCTTGGTTGCCTTGGTCGTTGCGGTTGTCATGTAGTGGTTGCTCCGTAGTGGACAGGGTCGGGCCCCTCGCGCGTTGCTTGCATGTTGTTGTTCCGCGAAGGGCGTGCGGACAGGACGTCACAAACGTGACATTCCATCCTAGCGGCGTCGGAGCAGGTCGGTCAAACGCCGAGCACGGCGGTCCGCAGCGTGTCCAGGCCGACGCCGCCGAGGGCGAGGGCCTTCCCGTGGAACTCCTTGATCGAGAACGCGTCTCCCTCGCGGCGGGCGACCTCGTCGCGCAGGCCCTCCCAGATGCGCTGGCCGACCTTGTACGAGGGTGCCTGCCCCGGCCAGCCGAGGTAGCGGTTCACCTCGAAGCGCACGAAGCCCTCGTTCATGTTCACGTTCCGCGACATGAACTCGAACGCGTACTCCGCCGACCAGGGACCCGACCCGTCGGGCAGCGTCTTCTCCAGGTGCACGCCGATGTCGAGCACCACGCGGGCCGCCCGCATCCGCTGCCCGTCGAGCATGCCGAGCCGATCGGCCGGGTCGTCGAGGTAGCCGAGCTCCTGCATCAGCCGCTCGGCGTAGAGCGCCCAGCCCTCCGCGTGGCCCGACGTGCCGGCGAGCTGGCGGCGCCAGGTGTTCAGCGTGGCGCGGTTCACGACGGCCTGGCCGATCTGCAGGTGGTGGCCGGGGACGCCCTCGTGGTAGACGGTCGTGAGCTCGCGCCAGGTGTCGAACTCCGTGACGCCCTCGGGCACCGACCACCACATGCGACCGGGCCGCGAGAAGTCGTCGGTCGGTCCCGTGTAGTAGATGCCGCCCTCCTGGGTGGGCGCGATCATGCACTCGAGGGCGCGGATCTCCTCGGGGATGTCGAAGTGGGTCGCACCGAGTTCCTCGACCGCGCGGTCGCTGGTCTCCTGCATCCAGCGCTGCAGGGCGTCGGTGCCGTGCAGCTTGCGGCTCGGGTCGTTGTCGAGGAACGAGATCGCCTCGATGACGGATGCCCCGCGCTTGATCTCGTTCGCGATCGACTGCTGCTCCGCGACCATGCGCGCCAGCTCGTCGAGTCCCCACTCGTAGGTCTCGTCGAGGTCGATCGTCGCACCGAGGAACTCGCGCGACTTCAGCTCGTAGAGCTCGCGGCCCACGGCGTCCTTCTCGGCGGCCGCCCCGTCGAGCTCGGACTCGAGGAACTCGGCGAGCTCCTGGTAGGCGACGGCGGATGCCACGGCGCCCTGCTCGAGCTCGGCCCGGAGCGCATCGGGCAGCTCGCCCTCGGCGACGCCCGCCGACGCGACGAACTCCCCGAAGAAGCCCTCGGGGCGTGCGTTCTTGCGCGCCTGCGCGGCGACCTCGCGCACCTGCCGACGCGCCGGGGTGACGCCGCGCCCGATGCCCTCGCGCAGCGTCGCGACGTAGCCCTCCATCGCGGCCGGCAGCGCGGCGAGCCGACGCGAGACCGCCTCCCAGCCCTCGACCGAGTCGGTGGACATGAGGTCGAACACGTCGCGGAGCTCCTGCGCGGGGCTCGCGATCACGTTCAGGTCGCGCAGGTGCAGGCCCGCGTCGTAGCTCTCGATCGCGAGCTCGAGCTGGCTGCGCAGGTCGGTGCGGGTGATCATGTCGACGTCGTCGACCTCGGCGGCCGCCTCGAGGCGCGCGAGGGTGTCGCGCGCGGTCTGCACGAGCTGCTCGTCGCCCGCCGGCGAGTAGTCGCCGTAGCCGCCGTCGGCCGTCTCGCGGCCGATGTACGTGCCGAGCACGGGACGCAGCTCGACCAGGGCGTCGACCCAGTCCTCCGCGACGCGGTCGATCTCGGTGGGGGTGCGTGCGGGCTCCGAAGTCATGGGAGCGAGCCTATCCGCTGCGCGGGACCGGCCCGCGCACCCCGCGGAGCGGTCTGTGCACAGAGCGTCCGACCCGAACGTTCCTCGGGATCAGTGGGCCGCGGCATCCCAGTTCGGGCCGTGCCCGAGCTGCACGTCGAGCGGCACCCGCAGGTCCGCCGCCGTCGACATGCGACGCTGCACGATCTCCTCGAGCCGCTCGCCCTCGCCCGCCGCGACCTCGAAGATCAGCTCGTCGTGCACCTGCATGAGCATGCGCGAGGCGAGCCCCGCCTCGGCGACGTCGCGCTCGATGCCGAGCATGGCGATCTTCATGATGTCGGCGGCCGAGCCCTGGATCGGCGCGTTGAGCGCCGCGCGCTCCGCGTTCTCGCGCAGCACCCGGTTCGGGCTCGACAGGTCGGGGAACGGCCGGCGCCGGCCGAAGATGGTCTCGGTGAAGCCGTCGACCTTCGCCTGCGCGACGACGTCGCGCAGGTAGTCGCGCACCGCGCCGAAGCGCGCGAAGTAGTCGACCATGAGCTGCTTGGCCTCCGACTGCTCGATGCGCAGCTGCTTCGACAGGCCGAACGCGCTGAGCCCGTAGGCCAGCCCGTACGACATGGCCTTCACCTTGGTGCGCATGAGCGGCGTCACCTCCGCGGGTTCGACGCCGAAGATGCGGGCGCCGACGAACCGGTGCAGGTCCTCGCCGGCGTGGAACGCCTCGATCAGGCCCGGGTCGCCCGAGAGGTGCGCCATGATGCGCATCTCGATCTGCGAGTAGTCGGCCGTGAGCAGCGTCTCGAACTCCGCGCCGTGGCGGAACGCCTCGCGGATGCGCCGGCCCTCCCCCGTGCGCACCGGGATGTTCTG
This is a stretch of genomic DNA from Agromyces sp. SYSU T00194. It encodes these proteins:
- the coaE gene encoding dephospho-CoA kinase, which translates into the protein MFLIGLTGGIASGKSTVARRLVQHGAVHIDADALAREAVEPGSSALAEIADAFGAGLLRADGTLDRVRLGELVFSDEAARTRLNAIVHPRVRELFAEHLAEAERVDPDAVVVYDVPLLVEASAADRFDLVVVTEAPARTRVDRLVDERGLERGHAQARVDAQATDAERREVADVVIDTGGSLAHTMSQVDALWTRIRELRAAG
- the rpsA gene encoding 30S ribosomal protein S1 encodes the protein MTTATTKATKQVAINDIGSAEDFLAAVEKTLKFFNDGDLIEGQVVKIDRDEVLLDVGYKTEGVIPSRELSIKHDVDPSEVVGVGDTVEALVLQKEDKEGRLILSKKRAQYERAWGDVEKIKESDGVVTGTVIEVVKGGLIVDIGLRGFLPASLIELRRVRDLTPYLGQELEAKILELDKNRNNVVLSRRALLEQTQSETRSTFLANLHPGQVRKGVISSIVNFGAFVDLGGVDGLVHVSELSWKHIEHASEVVEVGQEVTVEVLSVELDRERVSLSLKATQEDPWQVFARTHAIGQVAPGKVTKLVPFGAFVRVADGIEGLVHISELSSKHVELAEQVVSVGEEVFVKVIDIDLERRRISLSLKQANEGVDPEGTEFDPALYGMLTEYDEQGNYKYPEGFDPETNEWREGFDAQREKWEQEYAAAQARWEAHKKQVAAANAKDAAEADFGGSSFTSEAAGAGTLADDASLAALREKLSSNS
- a CDS encoding DUF885 domain-containing protein — translated: MTSEPARTPTEIDRVAEDWVDALVELRPVLGTYIGRETADGGYGDYSPAGDEQLVQTARDTLARLEAAAEVDDVDMITRTDLRSQLELAIESYDAGLHLRDLNVIASPAQELRDVFDLMSTDSVEGWEAVSRRLAALPAAMEGYVATLREGIGRGVTPARRQVREVAAQARKNARPEGFFGEFVASAGVAEGELPDALRAELEQGAVASAVAYQELAEFLESELDGAAAEKDAVGRELYELKSREFLGATIDLDETYEWGLDELARMVAEQQSIANEIKRGASVIEAISFLDNDPSRKLHGTDALQRWMQETSDRAVEELGATHFDIPEEIRALECMIAPTQEGGIYYTGPTDDFSRPGRMWWSVPEGVTEFDTWRELTTVYHEGVPGHHLQIGQAVVNRATLNTWRRQLAGTSGHAEGWALYAERLMQELGYLDDPADRLGMLDGQRMRAARVVLDIGVHLEKTLPDGSGPWSAEYAFEFMSRNVNMNEGFVRFEVNRYLGWPGQAPSYKVGQRIWEGLRDEVARREGDAFSIKEFHGKALALGGVGLDTLRTAVLGV